One stretch of Tepidibacter hydrothermalis DNA includes these proteins:
- a CDS encoding DUF169 domain-containing protein, whose amino-acid sequence MKSKIVNALKPELETIALLRSNTKPEGAIQPTPGKYVCIMSLFAQVATKGKVVVFDRDTYGCPGAKAGLGFGSAYGEAMGGYDTFAAFFSKGLEDAKDKDKYLEISNNANVHVRKKLIEGERFHTSREKAYKWITQDLPLYDFPEKYVILKPLKDVTEDEKPQSIIFTVNPIQLTALMTLTGSIREGVNDTITPQGAACQMIGSFVFKEMESDNPRAVLGMIDLAARKTVRNILPDNVLTYAVPWKLFLDLEEEAEEGIFKSPLWLDLFY is encoded by the coding sequence ATGAAAAGTAAAATAGTTAATGCTTTAAAACCAGAACTTGAAACCATAGCACTTTTAAGAAGTAATACAAAACCCGAAGGTGCTATTCAGCCTACGCCAGGTAAATATGTATGTATAATGTCATTGTTTGCACAAGTTGCTACTAAAGGAAAAGTTGTCGTATTCGATAGAGATACTTATGGCTGCCCCGGTGCAAAAGCAGGACTTGGTTTTGGATCAGCTTATGGTGAAGCAATGGGAGGATATGATACTTTCGCAGCATTTTTCTCAAAAGGTTTAGAGGATGCAAAAGATAAAGACAAATATCTAGAAATTTCTAATAATGCAAATGTTCATGTTAGAAAAAAACTTATTGAAGGAGAAAGATTTCACACTTCAAGAGAAAAAGCTTATAAATGGATAACTCAAGATCTACCTCTTTATGATTTTCCTGAAAAATATGTTATTTTAAAACCACTAAAAGATGTTACAGAAGACGAAAAGCCTCAGTCTATTATATTCACAGTAAATCCCATTCAGCTGACAGCTCTTATGACATTAACAGGCTCTATAAGAGAAGGAGTTAATGATACTATAACACCTCAAGGTGCAGCATGTCAGATGATTGGATCATTTGTCTTTAAAGAAATGGAATCAGATAACCCTAGAGCTGTTTTAGGAATGATTGATCTTGCGGCAAGAAAAACTGTTAGAAATATTTTACCAGATAATGTTTTAACTTATGCTGTTCCATGGAAGTTATTTTTAGATCTTGAAGAAGAAGCAGAAGAAGGTATATTCAAATCACCTTTATGGCTAGATCTTTTTTATTAA
- a CDS encoding MFS transporter, producing MKKISVLSISVLLIMSGASISPALGSISENFNPVNPLLIKMILTLPCILIMPASIISGNLSEKIKKRTLLITGLLVYLIGGVGGGFASNIYVLLAFRSLLGIGVGLILPLSTGLIVDFFEDEERKKMMGYSTAINNLGAVIAIILSGILGSVSWRFAFGVYFIALIPLLLVIFKLPEPKKRVSAEKSPLSLNKKVYKMMLLMAVVNIVFYSVPTNIAMLIKTQNLGSSSISGLVIASLNLTSFISGLFLTKFTNIFKKNATLYSLLMMLIGYIILSISNSLIQIELALILIGLGLGIVLTLIFIETSKSVSAKDSTFALALVNSCMYLGQFLSPLLINFIGNLLEITSIQFAFKFSTILLVISILVKIFSFENKAIYISPSQRNL from the coding sequence ATGAAAAAAATATCAGTTTTATCCATTTCGGTATTATTAATAATGTCTGGAGCTTCTATATCGCCAGCTTTAGGAAGTATTAGTGAAAATTTTAATCCTGTTAATCCATTGTTAATAAAGATGATTTTGACTTTACCATGTATTTTAATAATGCCAGCTAGCATTATATCTGGAAATCTCTCAGAAAAAATAAAAAAACGTACACTATTAATTACAGGATTATTAGTATACTTGATAGGAGGAGTAGGAGGAGGTTTTGCTTCAAATATATATGTTCTATTAGCATTTAGATCACTTTTAGGTATTGGAGTTGGTTTAATATTACCTCTTTCAACAGGATTAATAGTAGATTTTTTTGAAGATGAAGAAAGAAAAAAAATGATGGGATATTCAACAGCCATAAATAACTTAGGTGCAGTTATAGCAATTATATTATCTGGTATTTTAGGATCTGTTAGTTGGAGATTTGCTTTTGGTGTGTATTTTATAGCTTTAATCCCATTGCTTCTAGTTATTTTTAAACTCCCCGAACCTAAAAAACGAGTATCTGCTGAAAAATCTCCTTTATCTTTAAATAAGAAAGTGTATAAAATGATGCTATTAATGGCTGTAGTTAATATTGTATTTTATTCTGTTCCTACAAATATAGCTATGCTTATTAAAACTCAAAATCTTGGTAGTTCTAGTATTTCTGGTCTTGTAATAGCTTCTTTAAATCTAACTTCATTTATATCAGGACTTTTTTTGACTAAGTTCACTAATATATTCAAAAAAAATGCAACTCTTTATTCATTACTTATGATGCTTATTGGATATATAATATTAAGTATTTCAAATTCTTTAATACAAATAGAACTTGCATTAATTTTAATCGGTTTGGGTCTTGGAATTGTTCTTACATTAATTTTTATCGAAACAAGTAAGAGTGTTTCTGCTAAAGATAGCACATTTGCATTAGCATTAGTTAATAGTTGTATGTATTTAGGTCAATTTTTATCACCATTATTAATAAATTTCATAGGAAATTTATTAGAAATAACTTCAATACAGTTTGCATTTAAATTTTCTACGATATTACTTGTAATTTCAATACTAGTTAAAATATTTTCTTTTGAAAATAAGGCTATATATATATCCCCTTCACAACGTAACCTTTAA
- a CDS encoding DegV family protein, which translates to MSIKIITDSLSDLPQNLIKEFDIEVLPLTVIFENTEYRDGIDLTSEEFYKKLKESPSIPKTSQVTPAKFEEVFKNYLQTYEQIIYISGSSRATGTYQSSVIAKDLLQNDNIYIFDTMALSFGCGIMVLKAAQMSKEGKDVQEILLELENMRNSVDHIFTVDTLEYLQKGGRISSTKAAIGTILNIKPILTVEEGLVSQLDQVRGKKKVISKMIEIVKKRSNNIQNQIIGISHADNEELLNEFKKVIKEELNPKDIIVTNIGSAIGTHAGPGTIAIFYMK; encoded by the coding sequence ATGAGTATAAAAATAATAACAGATAGTTTATCAGATTTACCTCAAAATTTGATAAAAGAGTTTGACATTGAAGTGCTTCCTCTTACGGTTATATTTGAAAATACAGAATATAGGGACGGGATAGATTTAACTAGTGAGGAATTTTATAAAAAATTGAAGGAGAGTCCATCCATTCCAAAAACAAGTCAAGTTACACCTGCTAAATTTGAAGAGGTATTTAAAAATTATCTACAGACATATGAACAGATAATTTATATATCTGGTTCTTCTAGAGCAACAGGTACATATCAATCATCTGTTATAGCTAAAGATTTACTTCAAAATGATAATATATACATATTTGATACTATGGCCTTATCATTTGGGTGTGGTATTATGGTTTTAAAAGCAGCTCAAATGTCTAAAGAAGGAAAAGATGTTCAAGAAATTTTATTAGAATTAGAAAATATGAGAAATAGTGTAGATCATATTTTCACAGTTGATACATTGGAATATCTTCAAAAAGGAGGAAGAATTTCATCAACTAAGGCAGCAATAGGAACTATATTAAATATAAAACCTATACTTACGGTTGAAGAAGGTCTTGTCTCTCAACTTGATCAAGTTAGAGGTAAGAAAAAAGTTATATCTAAGATGATAGAAATAGTTAAAAAAAGAAGTAATAATATACAAAATCAAATTATTGGTATAAGCCATGCTGACAATGAAGAGCTATTAAATGAATTTAAAAAGGTTATAAAAGAAGAATTAAATCCTAAGGATATAATAGTTACAAATATAGGATCAGCAATAGGAACACATGCAGGTCCTGGAACTATAGCAATATTTTACATGAAATAA
- a CDS encoding DegV family protein, protein MVKIVTDSVSDLPREYIEEYDIKVMNLNIIFGEKTYKDRVDISPNEVFERIKNNDEFPKTSQVTPFEFIETFDELSKDCDEVLAILMSSKMSGTYNSAVIAKNELADRKIEVIDSKGITLGYGLIVIEAAKMAKQGKSLDEIKKRIECMIENIEYLIVFDTLEYAYKGGRISKSQYLISNFLNIKPIVTMKNGEMVVKDKVRGRKKVIKWLTDYIKSNNIDIKDKVIGLNHVNDKEYLEKLKTDIINQFNPKEIIISDVGCTVAAYSGLSAIAIYFEKEA, encoded by the coding sequence ATGGTAAAAATAGTTACAGATAGTGTATCTGATTTACCTAGAGAGTACATTGAAGAATACGATATAAAAGTTATGAATCTAAATATTATATTTGGGGAAAAGACATACAAAGATAGAGTAGACATAAGTCCCAATGAAGTATTTGAGAGAATTAAAAATAATGATGAATTTCCTAAAACTAGTCAAGTAACTCCATTTGAATTTATAGAGACATTTGATGAACTAAGTAAGGATTGTGATGAAGTATTAGCTATATTAATGTCTTCTAAAATGAGTGGAACATATAATTCTGCTGTTATTGCTAAAAATGAACTTGCAGATAGAAAAATAGAAGTTATTGATTCTAAAGGAATAACACTAGGATATGGTCTAATAGTAATAGAAGCTGCTAAAATGGCTAAACAAGGAAAATCTCTTGATGAAATAAAGAAAAGAATAGAATGTATGATAGAAAATATAGAATATTTAATAGTGTTCGATACATTAGAATATGCATATAAGGGTGGAAGGATAAGTAAAAGTCAGTACTTAATATCTAACTTTCTTAATATAAAGCCTATAGTTACAATGAAAAATGGAGAAATGGTAGTAAAAGATAAAGTTAGAGGCAGAAAAAAAGTTATAAAGTGGTTAACTGATTATATAAAAAGTAATAACATAGATATTAAAGACAAGGTTATAGGCCTTAATCATGTAAATGATAAAGAGTATTTAGAAAAATTAAAGACTGATATAATTAATCAATTTAACCCAAAGGAAATAATAATTTCTGACGTAGGTTGCACTGTAGCTGCCTACTCTGGTTTAAGTGCTATAGCTATTTATTTTGAAAAGGAGGCTTAA
- the trmL gene encoding tRNA (uridine(34)/cytosine(34)/5-carboxymethylaminomethyluridine(34)-2'-O)-methyltransferase TrmL translates to MSINIVLVEPEIPQNTGNIIRTCAATGAKLHLVRPLGFSMDNKYLKRAGLDYWDLADVQYYDSFDEVKEKNKNAKFFYSTTKTNQNHSDVEYERGCFIVFGKETKGLPVDLLNENKETCIRVPMRDIERARSLNLSNSVAIVAYEALRQIGYPDMR, encoded by the coding sequence ATGTCGATAAATATAGTTTTAGTAGAGCCTGAAATACCTCAAAATACAGGAAATATAATAAGAACATGTGCTGCAACGGGAGCTAAATTACATTTAGTAAGACCGCTTGGTTTTTCTATGGATAATAAATATTTAAAAAGAGCAGGACTGGATTATTGGGATTTAGCAGATGTTCAGTATTATGATAGTTTTGATGAGGTCAAAGAAAAAAATAAAAACGCAAAGTTTTTTTATTCTACAACAAAAACTAATCAAAATCATAGCGATGTAGAATATGAAAGAGGTTGTTTTATAGTATTTGGAAAAGAGACTAAAGGCCTTCCTGTGGACTTACTTAATGAGAATAAAGAAACATGTATAAGAGTGCCAATGAGAGATATAGAAAGAGCTAGATCATTAAACTTGTCTAATTCTGTTGCTATAGTTGCTTATGAAGCGTTAAGACAAATTGGTTATCCAGACATGAGATAG
- a CDS encoding DUF362 domain-containing protein codes for MEKEIVSIIGCREYDYNLVKKSIEQSFENLGGIDKYIDKNDTVLLKLNLLMKKKPEDATTTHPIFAKALAQTIIDYGAKVIIGDSPGGPFNMNVLKGVYKACGIEEISNDTGAKLNYNTNSVEIKNDNGLILKKITAIEVLNEVDKVISVSKLKTHGMMMFTGAVKNMFGVVAGLEKAEYHVRMPENVDFSNALVDICIAAKPVLSFMDGIVGMQGEGPSAGDARTIGVVIASTSPYHLDVVATNIIGLKSIKVPTIQRSVERGLCSGTFEDIELKGDNIENFIIDDFIIPEIRSLDLLDGKVPKFLREILNGLLQPRPVFIHNKCVGCEDCAKNCPPKVINMVDKRPIVNLDGCIRCFCCQELCPVEAIDIKRPLLMKLLAKL; via the coding sequence GTGGAAAAAGAAATTGTATCTATAATTGGGTGCAGAGAATATGATTACAATTTAGTAAAGAAATCAATAGAACAATCTTTTGAAAATTTAGGTGGAATAGATAAATATATAGATAAGAATGATACAGTTTTATTAAAACTAAATCTCTTAATGAAAAAGAAGCCAGAAGATGCAACTACTACACATCCTATATTTGCAAAGGCATTAGCACAAACCATTATAGATTATGGAGCTAAAGTTATTATAGGGGATAGTCCAGGAGGACCTTTTAATATGAATGTATTAAAGGGAGTATACAAGGCATGTGGAATAGAAGAAATATCAAATGACACAGGAGCTAAATTAAACTATAATACAAATTCAGTAGAAATTAAAAATGATAATGGACTAATATTAAAAAAGATAACTGCTATTGAAGTGTTAAATGAAGTGGATAAGGTTATATCAGTTTCTAAGTTAAAAACACATGGGATGATGATGTTCACAGGAGCAGTTAAAAATATGTTTGGAGTAGTTGCAGGACTTGAAAAAGCAGAATATCATGTTAGAATGCCAGAAAATGTTGACTTTTCAAATGCCCTGGTAGATATATGTATAGCAGCTAAACCCGTATTATCTTTTATGGATGGGATAGTTGGTATGCAAGGAGAAGGACCAAGTGCAGGCGATGCAAGAACCATAGGTGTTGTTATAGCTTCTACAAGTCCATATCATTTAGATGTAGTAGCAACTAATATTATTGGATTAAAGTCTATTAAAGTACCAACTATTCAAAGATCTGTAGAAAGAGGACTATGTTCTGGAACATTTGAAGATATAGAATTAAAGGGAGATAATATAGAAAATTTTATAATAGATGATTTTATAATTCCGGAGATAAGAAGTTTAGACTTACTAGATGGGAAAGTACCAAAATTTTTAAGAGAAATATTGAATGGACTTTTACAGCCAAGACCTGTATTTATACACAATAAATGTGTAGGGTGTGAGGATTGTGCAAAAAATTGTCCTCCTAAGGTTATAAATATGGTAGATAAAAGACCTATAGTAAACTTAGATGGGTGTATAAGATGTTTTTGCTGTCAAGAATTGTGTCCAGTCGAGGCTATTGATATAAAAAGACCGTTATTAATGAAATTGTTAGCAAAGTTATAG
- a CDS encoding Cof-type HAD-IIB family hydrolase yields the protein MKYKLIVTDMDGTLLSDHKEITKENKKALKKATEIGVKVAIATGRIYTSARYYANLLELDAPIVACNGAIIREEKTNNTLYKNTMNEEDCKKVVNICDRLGVYYHFYNDTGFYCKELKYSSLQYSKWNENQLEENRVNIKVMDDPIKFIQNTDGILKFVIIDDDLDKLDEVRKELEKIDNIEVSKSWHNNIEVMNNGVSKGEAVKKLAEHFGVKQEEIITFGDNFNDLSMIEYAGMGVAMGNSEDKVKEKANFITDSNERSGVAKALNELLNIEY from the coding sequence ATGAAATATAAATTAATAGTAACTGATATGGATGGAACTCTTTTAAGTGACCATAAAGAAATTACTAAAGAAAATAAGAAAGCTTTAAAGAAAGCAACAGAAATAGGAGTTAAGGTAGCAATAGCTACTGGAAGAATATATACATCAGCTAGATACTATGCAAATTTATTAGAATTAGATGCTCCTATAGTAGCTTGTAATGGAGCTATTATAAGAGAAGAGAAGACTAATAATACATTATATAAAAATACTATGAATGAAGAAGACTGCAAAAAGGTAGTAAATATATGTGATAGACTTGGTGTATATTATCATTTTTATAATGATACAGGTTTTTATTGTAAAGAACTAAAATATTCATCTCTTCAGTATTCTAAGTGGAATGAGAATCAATTAGAAGAAAATAGAGTAAACATAAAAGTTATGGATGACCCTATAAAATTTATACAGAATACAGATGGTATACTAAAATTTGTAATAATTGATGATGATTTAGATAAACTAGATGAAGTTAGAAAAGAACTTGAGAAGATAGACAATATAGAGGTTAGTAAATCGTGGCATAACAATATAGAGGTTATGAACAATGGTGTGAGCAAAGGGGAGGCGGTAAAAAAATTAGCAGAGCATTTTGGAGTCAAGCAAGAGGAAATAATAACCTTTGGAGATAATTTTAATGATTTGAGTATGATAGAGTATGCTGGAATGGGAGTTGCCATGGGAAACTCTGAAGATAAGGTAAAGGAAAAAGCTAACTTCATAACAGATTCTAATGAACGAAGTGGAGTAGCAAAAGCATTAAATGAATTGTTAAATATAGAATATTAA
- a CDS encoding histidine phosphatase family protein — MIKFIFIRHGLTLDNESMKLSGFIDSELSDLGKKQVKQTSVRLKDEKIDLIYSSPLKRAMNTAKEISKINSLDINICDEFKEMNFGDFEGLTFKEIEANHKEEYERLKNGSFEYSFPNGENMIGFHDRISNKIDHIIKNYDGKTVLIVSHAGVIRACLSHLISKDHTYHWNFKIDNCSMTIVEVVDNFSVIHNLNNTEHLR; from the coding sequence ATGATAAAATTTATCTTTATAAGACATGGCTTAACGTTAGATAATGAAAGTATGAAGCTTTCTGGATTTATAGATAGTGAACTAAGTGATTTAGGTAAAAAACAGGTAAAACAAACTAGTGTTAGGCTAAAAGACGAAAAAATAGATTTAATATACTCAAGTCCTTTAAAAAGAGCTATGAATACAGCTAAAGAAATATCTAAAATAAATAGTTTAGATATAAATATTTGTGATGAATTTAAGGAAATGAACTTTGGAGATTTTGAAGGATTGACATTTAAAGAGATAGAGGCTAATCATAAAGAAGAATATGAAAGATTGAAAAATGGATCTTTTGAATATAGTTTTCCAAATGGTGAAAATATGATAGGGTTTCACGATAGAATATCTAATAAAATTGATCATATAATAAAAAATTATGATGGTAAAACAGTATTAATAGTATCTCATGCAGGGGTTATAAGGGCTTGCTTATCTCATCTTATAAGTAAAGATCATACATATCATTGGAATTTTAAAATAGATAATTGCAGTATGACTATAGTCGAAGTTGTTGATAATTTCTCTGTTATACACAATTTAAATAATACTGAACATTTGAGGTGA
- the cobS gene encoding adenosylcobinamide-GDP ribazoletransferase yields the protein MNRFLAILTFLTRIPVKVNIEFDENFNKGMIYFPTVGLILGILYCLVTYITTNLFGVYIGSVIFVLCGVVLTGGLHLDGVGDTFDGIYSYRDKERMLEIMKDSRLGTNALLAVLFVILLKIGFVYKSLNANIYYTTILMPVYGRIAIAFASYNNKSPRKKGMGNVFIGQINEKQIFICCIFTILYIALLNIFFDFGLKLMVYNIIFMGILWILIRFYTKYITNIIGGITGDILGCICELTELIYLLFICLGVYI from the coding sequence ATGAATAGATTTTTAGCGATATTGACATTCTTGACTAGAATACCTGTAAAGGTCAATATAGAATTTGATGAAAATTTTAATAAGGGTATGATATATTTTCCAACAGTCGGATTGATATTAGGTATATTGTATTGTTTAGTTACATATATTACTACAAATTTATTTGGAGTTTATATAGGTAGTGTAATATTTGTACTTTGTGGAGTAGTATTAACTGGAGGACTTCACTTAGATGGAGTTGGAGATACGTTTGATGGGATTTACAGCTATAGAGATAAAGAAAGAATGTTAGAGATTATGAAGGACTCAAGGCTTGGAACTAATGCACTTTTAGCAGTATTATTCGTTATACTTTTAAAAATAGGGTTTGTATATAAATCTTTAAATGCAAATATATACTATACAACGATATTGATGCCTGTATATGGTAGAATTGCTATAGCTTTTGCATCTTATAATAATAAAAGTCCTAGAAAAAAAGGTATGGGAAATGTATTTATAGGTCAAATAAATGAAAAACAAATATTTATATGCTGTATTTTTACTATATTGTATATAGCTCTATTGAATATATTTTTTGATTTTGGTTTAAAACTAATGGTTTACAATATAATATTTATGGGTATATTGTGGATTTTAATTAGATTTTATACTAAATATATAACTAACATAATAGGAGGAATAACAGGAGATATATTAGGGTGTATTTGTGAACTTACAGAGTTAATATATTTGCTGTTTATTTGTTTGGGGGTATATATATGA
- the cobU gene encoding bifunctional adenosylcobinamide kinase/adenosylcobinamide-phosphate guanylyltransferase: MSQIVMVTGGARSGKSSFSEELCKCKSEKVAYIATSIAFDDGMRDRIKKHKESRPQHWNTYETYKDIYNIIDDIKSKNDTVLLDCVTLLVNNLMFEFDVDWDEICREEIDKIESYINEQVVKLIDAIRNTELYFVFVTNELGMGIVPENRLSRIYRDIAGRVNQKIATLSDEVYLVVSSIPVKIKG; this comes from the coding sequence TTGAGTCAAATAGTAATGGTAACAGGGGGAGCAAGATCAGGAAAAAGCTCTTTTTCAGAGGAGCTTTGTAAATGTAAATCAGAAAAAGTGGCTTATATAGCTACGTCTATAGCTTTTGATGATGGAATGAGGGATAGAATAAAAAAACACAAAGAGTCAAGGCCACAACATTGGAACACGTATGAAACATATAAGGATATATACAATATAATTGATGATATAAAAAGTAAAAATGATACTGTATTATTAGATTGTGTAACATTGCTTGTAAATAATCTTATGTTTGAATTTGATGTTGATTGGGATGAAATATGTAGAGAAGAAATTGACAAGATAGAAAGTTATATAAATGAGCAAGTTGTGAAATTAATAGATGCAATAAGAAATACAGAGTTATACTTCGTATTTGTGACAAATGAGTTGGGTATGGGAATAGTGCCGGAAAATAGATTATCTAGAATATACAGGGATATAGCTGGAAGAGTTAATCAAAAAATAGCTACATTAAGTGATGAAGTATATTTAGTGGTAAGTTCTATACCGGTAAAGATTAAGGGGTAG
- a CDS encoding DUF2225 domain-containing protein: MDKELYDKKVKCPICKNEFTTKKVKTSALRIDKRETDLYVHYKTVNPYLYSVWVCPKCGYAAMESKFNNIKKYHHSIIAENITSLWKPKDYGKKRNIYEAIQTHKLAIHEGNVLNWEKSYIGGLSLRLSWLYRLKGDKELEIKFQKYALIIFTDCFSKEVFPMAGMDSASMAYLIGELNRRFQNYEDSIKWFQIALKDPNIKRKRIVENMVRNQWSIAIEEYKEFKQSDSENEQCDEEFDDKSNNIKENGEKDKKNEKKQKERTEIESNSNGNRGSKIRKKLFFRGAL; this comes from the coding sequence TTGGATAAAGAATTATATGATAAAAAAGTAAAGTGCCCTATATGTAAAAATGAATTCACTACAAAAAAAGTAAAAACTTCTGCTCTTAGAATAGATAAAAGAGAAACTGATTTGTATGTTCATTATAAAACTGTAAATCCATATTTATATTCCGTTTGGGTATGCCCTAAATGCGGATATGCAGCGATGGAGAGCAAATTTAATAATATAAAAAAATATCACCACAGTATAATAGCAGAAAATATAACTAGTCTTTGGAAACCCAAAGATTATGGAAAAAAAAGAAATATATATGAAGCTATACAAACTCATAAATTAGCTATACATGAAGGAAATGTGCTTAATTGGGAGAAATCTTATATAGGAGGATTATCTCTTAGGTTATCATGGTTATATAGATTAAAAGGAGATAAAGAACTTGAAATCAAATTTCAAAAATATGCATTGATTATATTTACTGATTGTTTTTCAAAAGAAGTCTTTCCTATGGCTGGAATGGATTCCGCATCTATGGCGTATTTAATAGGAGAATTGAACAGAAGGTTTCAAAACTATGAAGACTCTATAAAATGGTTTCAAATAGCCCTGAAAGATCCTAATATAAAAAGAAAAAGGATTGTAGAAAATATGGTTAGAAACCAATGGTCTATCGCTATAGAGGAGTACAAAGAATTCAAACAATCAGATAGTGAAAATGAACAATGTGATGAAGAATTTGATGACAAAAGTAACAATATTAAAGAAAATGGGGAAAAAGACAAAAAAAATGAAAAAAAACAAAAGGAGAGAACAGAGATTGAGTCAAATAGTAATGGTAACAGGGGGAGCAAGATCAGGAAAAAGCTCTTTTTCAGAGGAGCTTTGTAA
- a CDS encoding VanW family protein gives MKKNLILIGASILLVFLAGIILWSYSIKNDDKIYDNVSINDIHIGGLSKEEANSLLKSTYNKKTIKLIYNDQSFDLNFDKIGLDFKTEEAVDLAYEVGRNKNFIYNIKTMMDLKNNHQMTITLKMEYDDEKLEDSLTQIANQIDKEPQNAKISIANKSISITPETSGHIIDKEKLKETILNNIENNNYSDINVPVKEIHAQITKEYLSKVNTLLGEFSTRFNAGNYNRSYNVKLVAQKVNGVLVNPGEEFSFNDTTGKRGLSQGFKMAPIIVQGQLEEGVAGGVCQVSSTLYNAALYSGVTITDRRNHTIPSSYVTKGRDATLVFGSTDFKFKNYYQNPIYIENVVVSNNIISRIYGNASDKNNIGVTTDVTKKIPRQVEVKEDASLALGKERIDDKGRDGYKVDTYRIYYQNGKVAKKELISKSYYPPRKKVVYRGTKKVSQTDNIPNPKEGDSVPTNNTNTQIDQSTDKKVEQNTEEVDQNIEENLDNLMFE, from the coding sequence TTGAAGAAGAATTTGATTTTAATTGGAGCATCTATTTTACTAGTGTTTTTAGCCGGTATTATTTTATGGAGTTATTCTATTAAAAACGATGATAAAATATATGATAATGTATCTATAAACGATATTCATATAGGAGGACTATCAAAAGAAGAAGCTAATAGTTTGCTAAAATCAACATACAATAAAAAAACTATAAAGCTTATATACAATGATCAATCATTTGATTTGAATTTTGATAAAATAGGATTAGATTTTAAAACTGAAGAAGCTGTTGATCTAGCATATGAAGTTGGAAGGAATAAAAACTTTATATATAATATAAAGACTATGATGGATCTTAAAAATAATCATCAAATGACTATCACTCTTAAAATGGAATATGATGATGAAAAATTAGAAGACAGCTTGACCCAAATAGCTAATCAAATAGACAAAGAACCTCAAAATGCAAAAATAAGTATAGCAAATAAATCTATAAGTATAACACCGGAAACTAGCGGTCATATAATAGATAAAGAAAAATTAAAAGAAACGATACTTAACAATATAGAAAATAACAATTATTCAGATATAAATGTACCAGTAAAAGAAATACATGCTCAAATAACTAAGGAATATTTATCTAAAGTAAATACATTGTTGGGAGAATTTTCAACAAGATTTAATGCTGGGAATTATAATAGAAGCTATAATGTCAAGCTTGTAGCTCAAAAGGTTAATGGCGTCTTAGTAAATCCAGGAGAAGAATTTTCATTTAATGATACTACAGGTAAAAGAGGTTTATCTCAAGGATTTAAAATGGCTCCCATTATAGTACAAGGACAATTAGAAGAAGGAGTAGCTGGTGGAGTATGTCAGGTATCATCTACACTATATAATGCAGCTCTTTACTCTGGAGTGACTATAACAGATAGAAGAAATCATACAATACCATCATCTTATGTAACTAAAGGAAGAGATGCAACTTTAGTCTTTGGAAGCACAGATTTTAAATTTAAAAATTATTATCAAAATCCTATATATATAGAAAATGTAGTTGTTTCAAATAATATAATTTCAAGAATTTATGGGAATGCAAGTGATAAAAATAATATAGGTGTAACTACTGATGTTACAAAAAAAATACCAAGACAAGTTGAGGTTAAAGAAGATGCTAGTCTAGCATTAGGAAAAGAACGAATAGATGACAAGGGAAGAGATGGATATAAAGTTGATACATATAGAATTTACTATCAAAATGGAAAAGTAGCAAAAAAAGAGCTTATATCTAAGAGTTACTATCCTCCTAGAAAAAAAGTTGTATATAGAGGAACTAAAAAGGTAAGTCAAACTGACAATATACCAAATCCAAAAGAGGGAGATTCTGTTCCAACTAATAATACAAATACACAAATAGATCAAAGTACAGATAAAAAAGTAGAGCAAAACACAGAGGAAGTAGATCAAAATATAGAGGAAAATTTAGATAACTTGATGTTTGAATAA